One Neoarius graeffei isolate fNeoGra1 chromosome 16, fNeoGra1.pri, whole genome shotgun sequence DNA segment encodes these proteins:
- the LOC132901031 gene encoding zinc finger CCHC domain-containing protein 12-like, giving the protein MSQSTIDLNPPSIRRVVIEHIVHSSESPSHLATPGRLRAFSGKCPRFNNEVDFDTWRTSVEVLMKDPSVSESYCTHRILDSLLPPASEMTKHLGPHAKPSAYLELLDSAYGTVEDGDELYARFMNTLQNDGEKPSAFLQRLHVALGTTMRHGGVSSHDFDQQLLKQFCRGCWENSLIVDLQLEQRKRNPPSFAELLLLLRTEEDKQAAKVSRMKQHLGSTKPVYSASKQRVMSHLQTAYAATDSDYCTEVEMLRKEISDISAQLNSMTVESKKQKLPKQKAKSLASSAKAEAHLVKKKGTTQQSPAIKMSSKPRPWYCFQCGEDGHIISACDNEPNPSLVAAKKKQLRERQAAWESSNPLGNQAYLN; this is encoded by the coding sequence ATGTCCCAGTCCACCATCGACTTGAATCCCCCCAGCATTCGACGAGTGGTGATTGAACACATTGTCCACAGCAGTGAAAGCCCATCACACCTGGCTACACCAGGTAGGCTTCGAGCTTTCTCAGGGAAATGTCCACGGTTTAATAATGAAGTGGATTTCGACACATGGCGTACCAGTGTTGAAGTTCTCATGAAAGATCCCTCAGTCTCTGAATCATACTGCACGCATCGCATCCTTGACAGTCTCCTCCCTCCTGCTTCTGAGATGACTAAGCATCTTGGCCCACATGCTAAACCTTCGGCCTATCTTGAACTACTGGACTCTGCCTATGGAACAGTTGAAGATGGCGATGAACTATATGCCAGGTTCATGAATACACTTCAAAATGATGGGGAGAAGCCATCTGCTTTTCTGCAGAGGTTGCATGTGGCACTGGGCACAACTATGAGACATGGTGGTGTGTCCTCTCATGATTTCGACCAGCAGCTTTTAAAGCAGTTCTGCCGTGGCTGCTGGGAAAATTCCCTAATAGTCGACCTCCAGCTTGAACAAAGAAAGAGAAATCCACCATCCTTTGCAGAACTGTTGCTGCTATTAAGGACAGAAGAGGATAAACAGGCGGCGAAAGTGAGTCGCATGAAGCAGCATTTGGGAAGCACCAAGCCTGTTTATAGTGCCAGTAAACAGCGTGTCATGTCTCATCTTCAAACAGCATATGCTGCTACTGATTCTGACTATTGCACTGAAGTCGAGATGCTGAGGAAAGAGATATCAGACATTAGCGCCCAGCTTAATAGCATGACAGTTGAGAGTAAAAAACAGAAATTGCCCAAACAGAAAGCAAAGTCCCTTGCTTCTAGTGCCAAAGCCGAGGCTCACCTCGTGAAAAAGAAAGGAACAACTCAGCAGAGCCCCGCTATCAAAATGAGCAGCAAACCACGCCCTTGGTACTGCTTCCAGTGTGGGGAGGATGGTCATATCATCTCGGCATGTGACAATGAGCCAAATCCTTCCCTCGTAGCAGCAAAGAAAAAACAGCTGAGAGAAAGGCAGGCTGCATGGGAGTCTTCCAATCCCCTTGGCAATCAGGCATATTTAAACTGA